The DNA window GTCCGGATGATTGATGGCGTTGGCCATGAGCGTCATGTAGGGGATGCCCATCTTCCAAAGGTTGCAGTAGTCCTGCGAGGCATCGGCCAACGCGAGGTTGTCTTCTTTCGCAAGGCGGCGGAGTCCGGCGACGTAGGGCCGGGGGTCTTCTTTCACTTTCATGGTCGTCAGGTTCATCCAGTCAGGCCGCACGAGATGCGGTGTAATGAGGACTACTTCCGCACCGACTCCGTGAATCTGTGAGATGAAACTCCGGTAGTGCTCAAGAGTCTGTTCTTCGTTCAGGTACGCGTCGTTGACGAACTCAATCGTAACCATATCGGGTTTGACTTCGAGTACGTCGCGCACGAAGTCGTGTTCTGCGCCGCGCGGCTGGGTGAGATAGGCGTTGCTGGACGCGCCGCCCCAGCCCGCCGTGTGCATGTGGATCTTCGCGTTGGGGAATCTTTCCTGGAGCATGCGACGGAATTGTTCCTGGTACCAGTCTTCAGCACGAGACGTGCCGCCGCCACAGGTGACGCTGTCGCCAAAGGCAACGATGTGCACGTCTTCACCGGCGCGGAGCTTTGCGAGGGTCTTGGGCAGGCACTGCTCGGCGACGGGTTCGATCGGGGGCACGGCCGTGCTCGCGTAGACGGGGAAAAGGTTGTCGTCGGTGAGCTGCGGGCATTGGCTGGGAATCCACACGTTGACGACAGCCGTCTCATCGGCAGTCAGCTCCGGAGGCAGCACGATACCGTTTGCCGACACACCTTCAATCAGGCGCAGCTTTCCTTGCGCGTCAGCGACTATCGAGTCAATGCGGCAGGGGCTGTATTTGTAGTCGAAGTAGACGGGCTTTGCGGGATCGATGCCGCCGCCATCGATGCGGCCGATGGACGCCCAGAACTCGTCCATGCGGTAGTCCTTGTCGAGGGTAAACGGTTGAGCGTCGCCCTTATCGGGTTTAAGCACGAAGGTACCCGGGATCAAGGAGCCGGTCTGGCTGCATTCTTCGGTCTTGATGGGGTCGGGGTGCAAGCCTTTGGACCAACCGCCGGCATTCTCGTTGAAGACGGGCAGTGTGTCGTGCTTTTCGTCGTAGACCTGGAGTACCACCGCGGGGGAGATGACGAAGGACTGCGGCGCGCTAAGCGTGATTGTCCGTCCGTTGAGTTCGACGGAACCGGGACCGACTTCGATGGTCCATGGAGCGGTAGT is part of the Candidatus Hydrogenedentota bacterium genome and encodes:
- a CDS encoding SGNH/GDSL hydrolase family protein, encoding MITALLLTLAVAADPVMPVRTTAPWTIEVGPGSVELNGRTITLSAPQSFVISPAVVLQVYDEKHDTLPVFNENAGGWSKGLHPDPIKTEECSQTGSLIPGTFVLKPDKGDAQPFTLDKDYRMDEFWASIGRIDGGGIDPAKPVYFDYKYSPCRIDSIVADAQGKLRLIEGVSANGIVLPPELTADETAVVNVWIPSQCPQLTDDNLFPVYASTAVPPIEPVAEQCLPKTLAKLRAGEDVHIVAFGDSVTCGGGTSRAEDWYQEQFRRMLQERFPNAKIHMHTAGWGGASSNAYLTQPRGAEHDFVRDVLEVKPDMVTIEFVNDAYLNEEQTLEHYRSFISQIHGVGAEVVLITPHLVRPDWMNLTTMKVKEDPRPYVAGLRRLAKEDNLALADASQDYCNLWKMGIPYMTLMANAINHPD